Genomic window (Methanosphaera sp. WGK6):
GTAGAATTGTATCCTATAGGTTCTGCAAAAGGTGCATTAAATAATCAGAGAAAACCTCTCTTTTATAGTTATTTTAAACTTCAAGAAATCGATGGAAAAATAAGACCACAACGTTTCATTATACAACAAGATAATATAGAAACATTAAAATCACCTAAGGATGTTATTAGAACTTTAAGAAAACAAAATGTTTTATTAGCTACTGAAGATGAAGAAATAGAATCTATGTTAAATTCACTAAATATTCCTTTTAAATTAACCCATATTTGTAGACATTGCACATTTGAAGGTAATATAACTATATTGAAGAAATCAGCTTCATATAATTTGTATGGTGAATATATATGTAAAAATTGTGCTGAAAAAGAAATTAAACGAGTAATGGACTTGAAAGGATATAATAAAGCTGCATTTCCTGGATTTAAAAAGTTATTGGAAAAAACTCATAATCTAGAAAAAGTTTTACAAATATTTAATCCTAAATTCAATCCTATTCAAAATGATGATTTAACAATTTATGATAAAATAACTGTTAAAAAAACAAAATATTCTAAAGTAAAGGTTAATCAACTTCCAATACCTAATAATTTCAAAAATATTTTATCAAAAAAAGTAAAACAGTTATTGCCTGTTCAAATTTTAGCATTAAAATCAGGACTTCTTGAAAATAAAAACTTAATGATTGTTTCAGCAACAGCATCAGGAAAAACACTTGTTGGTGAATTAGCAGGAATACCTAAGGCAATGGAAAATAAAAAATTCATATATTTAACACCTCTTGTTGCATTAGCTAATCAAAAATATAGGGATTTTAAAAAAAAGTATAAATCTCTTGGATTAAATGTGGCAATTAAAGTAGGTTCAAACCGTATAAAAGCTAAAGGTGAGTTAACAATTACTAATAAATCTGTGGAAAATGCAGATATTGTTGTAGCAACATATGAAGGTCTTGATTTTTTATTACGGTCAGGAAATCATAATCAATTAAAGAATATAGGGACTGTTGTAATTGATGAAATTCACATGCTTGATGAAGAAGAAAGAGGACCTAGATTAAATGGACTTATTAAAAGATTAATGAGTATTTTTCCAGATGCACAATTAATTGGATTATCAGCTACTGTTAAAAATTCTAAACAAATAGCTGATAATTTTGGAATGAAACTTGTGGAATATAAGGAAAGACCCGTACCTCTTGAACGTCATTTAATATTTACAAAAAATGAGTATGATAAAAAAGATTTGTTAGGTAGATTATCTAAGAAAGAATTTGATACGAAATCCTCTAAAGGTTATAGAGGTCAAACAATAATATTCACTAATTCACGAAAAAAAACACATAAAATAGCTCAACAAATTGAGAAAAAAGGAATAACAACTGCAGCATACCATGCAGGGTTATCTTACTCAAAAAAAGTTAAAATTGAAAAAGATTTTGCTAATCAAGATATTTCAACTGTTGTAACAACAGCAGCGCTTGCAGCAGGAGTTGATTTTCCAGCTTCACAAGTACTATTTGAAACATTGCGCATGGGAAATAAATGGTTAACTAGTAATGAATTTTCACAAATGTTGGGACGTGCTGGAAGACCTTCATTTCATGATATGGGGAAAGTTTATTTACTTCCAGAATTAGGTAAGGAATTTACTGATGGTTCTGAAGAAGAAATGGCTATACAATTATTGGATAGTGATGTGGATAATATCAAAGTGGAATATGGAGAAGATGATGCATATGAACAAGTATTAGCGGATATTTCCGCTATATATTGTGCAGATATTCATAAAATTAAAAAACGATATAATAAAATAGATTCACCTGTTTTATTTGATGAAGTAATTGATGTTTTGGTTGATAAAAAACTTATAAAAAATAAAAAAGGAGATAAATGGATATATTTACCTACAAAATATGGTCGAGCAGTATCAATATCTTTTTTAAACATATCTAAAGCAGAATACATTAAACAACATTTAAAAAAGGATCCATTAATAACTATTGAGAAAATTGAACCATTTATCAATGCATATTTAAGTAATAGATTGATGACTAGATTATCATCAGCATTAAAAACAAATATTAGTTCAAGACTATTTGCAGATTCAACAAGAGATATAATTACATCAGGTGAAGTAATAGCAAAACTAGATTCACAATATGTTGATAAATTAGTAGAATTACAAATGGATTTTTTATCCTGTAATTGTAAGGAAAGGCCATTTTGCAATTGTTTTGAAACAAATATTTCTGATAAAATTATACGACAAAGATTACATGGTTGGAGTCCAAATAGGATAAGTAAGTTTTTTATGACTAATTATAATATTCAAATATATTCTGGGGATATTTTCACATGGTTGGATCAAGTAATACGATCATTAGAAGCTATTTCGAGGATTAGTTTAGCTTTTAATAATAAAAAAACAAGTAATCAATGTAAACAATTAATTAAAAAAATAGAACTGGGTAAATAATCATAATAATGATTTAATATCTTTTATTATTTTTTTTTCAGCATTTTCTAATAGTAATTTACCTAGTTTTTCATCAACTACAAAACCTTCTTTTTCTATATGTTCTGCTTCTTTATTGATGATAGGTTCATTATCTCTTGCTAATTTAAGACCAACCATTCCTACTTCTGGATTTTTATTAAAATCATTATGTTCTTCTAGTCTAGTTTCATCAAGAAAGCCCAATACTTTCCCCATGGATAATTCACCAGTACATGCATGAGGACCTTCATTTTCAATTATAGAATTATTAAATATAATTTGAAGATTTGTTTCTTTTGAAATTATATCCATATCATTTATAATTTGATTATTGCCTCCATGTCCATTTACAATGATGACTTTTTTGATATTTAACTGTTCTTTACTATTTTTTAGTTGAGGTATTATTTGATTATAAATTAAATCATCTTTTGACAAATGAATTCCATGTTTCACATAGTCAAATTCAGTAGCAGCATAAAATATTCCTAAAAATGTAGCACCTGTTTTTGTAGCAACATTCAATGCTACATTTGCAGCAATTTTTGAATCAGTATCTATAGGTAATGCACTTCCATGGTTTTCTCTATGTGAACCTAAAGCTATTATACCAATTTCATGTATTTTTTCGGATAGTATTTTTCCTGAATTATATTTTAATTTAAACTTATTTTTGCTCATTACCTATCTTCCTATATTTCTAATTCCCATATTGGGTCTCCAACATAGTGTAAATTTTTAATAGCTTTTCCTTTATTATTTTCTATCATTTCTTGACCAGTAATCATACTAGTTCCAATAGCTAATGGTTTTTTATGTGTTTCATCAATTATAATGATTGTATCTCCTGGGACTATTGTTTTATCAGCATCAACAATTCCTGGTGACATAATATCTGCACCTTTTATTACAAAATTAATAGCACCCATGTCTACTACTGCATATTTTTCTGTGATTTCTAGATTTAATGTTGCTTTAAGTGTAGGTATAATTTTATCATCTGTCTGCATTAATAGAGGTTTTCCATCAATTAATAAAATATCAGGTAATTCTTCAATTTTAACTAGTTCTACTTGTGATTTTTTAGGTATAATTTCTCCATAATTTCCTAATTCTTTTTTAATTTCTTTTATTTTTTTATTTTTTAAGAAATTCCGTTTTTTAATTTTCAATTTGATAATCTCCAATTTTTATAATTTGTTATCATTTAAATAAGGTTATTTATTTTTGTCATCTGTTGTTTTAATTTTAAAATTATATTTTAATCATGTTTTTTATCAAAATATATTTTCTTTTTTCTATTTTTAATCAGTAAATTATATGTTATAGTATGGCTAAATATATTAGTAATGATAGATAATTATTTGTTTAATTATATGTATAGATACATTTAAATATAATTCGAAACAAATAAGAATATATATTATTGATAAGGTGATTAATAGTGAACGATCAAAAAAATAATAACAATACATCTAGACCATTAGATGCATTAGGACAAGCTTTAAATTCTCAAGTTCTTATTAAACTTAAAGGTGGAAAAGAATTCAGAGGAGCTTTACAAAGCTTTGATATGCATATGAATTTAGTAATCAATGATGCAGAAGAACTTGTTGATGGGGAATCTGTTCGTAGATTAGGCGTAGTTTTAGTTCGTGGAGATAACATAGTATACATATCACCAGGATAATTAATTAAAGGACACTTAGTAGTTTAAATCTATTAATATTAATCGTCCTTATTAGAAAATACTCTAATTATTTAATTAGTGAGTATTGAGGTATAACGATCGTATATCTAATAGAATAGAGGAACTTTTCTATTCTTCTTTTTTTACCTTTTTTTTGAAAAGGTTTATTATATTCATTTATTATTAAACAAATTAATATTGGAGGAAATAATAGTGAAAGGAACACCATCATTTGGGAAACGTAACAAAAAAAATCACATAAGATGTAGAAGATGTGGTAGGAATGCTTACAACCCAACTAAAAAATACTGTGCTTCTTGTGGATTCGGAAGATCCAAAAGATTAAGAAAATACAGTTGGCAAAACAAAAAACCTATAACAGGTAAAAGATTAAAATAGATAATTTATAATTTTCAATTTAAATTATCTTTTTTCATTATTAAACTATTTTTTTTTAAAATTAAATTTTATTTTCAATGGATTCCATATTTATTTTATAATATATTTATTTAAAATAGTAAAATTAGTATATTACTTTAAACAAATATAAACAATATAAAATAAGAAGTTGGAAATTTAGATAATTACATTTTTTTATTAAATTATAAATTAACTTAATAAATAGTGTATTGATTAATAACATTTTTCATAAAAAATTGTACATTATTTAACAAAAAATATAAGGCAGGTGTCATATATGGCAAACGTTAAAATCATAGAAACTGCATTACGTGATGCTCATCAATCTTTAATAGCTACACGAATGAGAACAGAAGATATGGTTCCTATATTAGAAGATATGGATAAAGCAGGATATTTTTCATTAGAAGCTTGGGGAGGAGCAACATTTGATACATGTATCCGTTTTTTAAATGAAGATCCATGGGAAAGACTTAGAACATTTAAAGAACATTTAACGAAAACTCCTATTCAAATGTTATTAAGAGGTCAGAACTTAGTAGGATACAAACATTATGCTGATGATGTGGTAAAAGAATTTATTGAAAAATCCTATGAAAATGGTGTAGATGTTTTCAGAATTTTCGATGCATTAAATGATTCACGAAATATGGAACAATCTATTAAAACAGCAAAAGCACAAGGAGCCTATGTTCAAGGAACAATAAGTTACACAATTAGTCCTGTACATACAATTGATAAATATGTTGAATTTGCAAAAGAATTAGAAGCTATGGATTGTGATGCAATAACTATAAAAGACATGGCTGGATTAATAACACCGGGTGTTGCAAAAGAATTAGTAACTACATTAAAAGAAGAGGTTGACTTGGATATAAATTTACACAGTCATTGTACAAGTGGTATGACTCTTATGAGTTATGAAGCTGCTGTTGAAGCAGGAGTAGATATGTTAGATACTGCAATATCTCCATTTTCTGGAGGAACATCCCAACCACCAACAGAGAGTGTAGTTGCAGCATTACAAGGAACACAATATGATACAGGTATTGATTTAAAAGTATTATCCCTGATAAAAGATTATTTCTCAGATTTAAATGAAAAATATAATGCTTTATTTGATCCATTAGCTTCTAAAATTGACGCTGATGTGTTAATTTATCAAGTTCCTGGTGGAATGTTATCTAACTTAGTATCTCAACTTAAACAACAAGATGCAATAGACAAATATCAGGATGTTTTAAAAGAAATACCTAACGTAAGAAAAGATTTAGGATATCCTCCATTAGTAACTCCAACAAGTCAAATAGTGGGTGTACAATCAGTGATGAATGTATTGATGGGTGAACGATATAAAAATATCACTAAAGAAGTAAAAGAATATCTTAAAGGATATTATGGAAGAGCACCTTCTGAAATCAATCAAGAATTATATAAAAAAGCTAATGGTGATGAAAAACCAATAACATGTAGGGCAGCAGATTTATTAGATCCTGAATTAGATGAAGCACGTAAAAAATTAGAAGCAGAGGGCTTAATGAAAAAAGAAGAAGATCTTTTA
Coding sequences:
- a CDS encoding DUF5814 domain-containing protein, with the protein product MIILRRNKKIVELYPIGSAKGALNNQRKPLFYSYFKLQEIDGKIRPQRFIIQQDNIETLKSPKDVIRTLRKQNVLLATEDEEIESMLNSLNIPFKLTHICRHCTFEGNITILKKSASYNLYGEYICKNCAEKEIKRVMDLKGYNKAAFPGFKKLLEKTHNLEKVLQIFNPKFNPIQNDDLTIYDKITVKKTKYSKVKVNQLPIPNNFKNILSKKVKQLLPVQILALKSGLLENKNLMIVSATASGKTLVGELAGIPKAMENKKFIYLTPLVALANQKYRDFKKKYKSLGLNVAIKVGSNRIKAKGELTITNKSVENADIVVATYEGLDFLLRSGNHNQLKNIGTVVIDEIHMLDEEERGPRLNGLIKRLMSIFPDAQLIGLSATVKNSKQIADNFGMKLVEYKERPVPLERHLIFTKNEYDKKDLLGRLSKKEFDTKSSKGYRGQTIIFTNSRKKTHKIAQQIEKKGITTAAYHAGLSYSKKVKIEKDFANQDISTVVTTAALAAGVDFPASQVLFETLRMGNKWLTSNEFSQMLGRAGRPSFHDMGKVYLLPELGKEFTDGSEEEMAIQLLDSDVDNIKVEYGEDDAYEQVLADISAIYCADIHKIKKRYNKIDSPVLFDEVIDVLVDKKLIKNKKGDKWIYLPTKYGRAVSISFLNISKAEYIKQHLKKDPLITIEKIEPFINAYLSNRLMTRLSSALKTNISSRLFADSTRDIITSGEVIAKLDSQYVDKLVELQMDFLSCNCKERPFCNCFETNISDKIIRQRLHGWSPNRISKFFMTNYNIQIYSGDIFTWLDQVIRSLEAISRISLAFNNKKTSNQCKQLIKKIELGK
- the arfB gene encoding 2-amino-5-formylamino-6-ribosylaminopyrimidin-4(3H)-one 5'-monophosphate deformylase, with translation MSKNKFKLKYNSGKILSEKIHEIGIIALGSHRENHGSALPIDTDSKIAANVALNVATKTGATFLGIFYAATEFDYVKHGIHLSKDDLIYNQIIPQLKNSKEQLNIKKVIIVNGHGGNNQIINDMDIISKETNLQIIFNNSIIENEGPHACTGELSMGKVLGFLDETRLEEHNDFNKNPEVGMVGLKLARDNEPIINKEAEHIEKEGFVVDEKLGKLLLENAEKKIIKDIKSLL
- a CDS encoding RNA-binding protein; amino-acid sequence: MKLKIKKRNFLKNKKIKEIKKELGNYGEIIPKKSQVELVKIEELPDILLIDGKPLLMQTDDKIIPTLKATLNLEITEKYAVVDMGAINFVIKGADIMSPGIVDADKTIVPGDTIIIIDETHKKPLAIGTSMITGQEMIENNKGKAIKNLHYVGDPIWELEI
- a CDS encoding LSm family protein — protein: MNDQKNNNNTSRPLDALGQALNSQVLIKLKGGKEFRGALQSFDMHMNLVINDAEELVDGESVRRLGVVLVRGDNIVYISPG
- a CDS encoding 50S ribosomal protein L37e → MVKGTPSFGKRNKKNHIRCRRCGRNAYNPTKKYCASCGFGRSKRLRKYSWQNKKPITGKRLK
- the oadA gene encoding sodium-extruding oxaloacetate decarboxylase subunit alpha, whose amino-acid sequence is MANVKIIETALRDAHQSLIATRMRTEDMVPILEDMDKAGYFSLEAWGGATFDTCIRFLNEDPWERLRTFKEHLTKTPIQMLLRGQNLVGYKHYADDVVKEFIEKSYENGVDVFRIFDALNDSRNMEQSIKTAKAQGAYVQGTISYTISPVHTIDKYVEFAKELEAMDCDAITIKDMAGLITPGVAKELVTTLKEEVDLDINLHSHCTSGMTLMSYEAAVEAGVDMLDTAISPFSGGTSQPPTESVVAALQGTQYDTGIDLKVLSLIKDYFSDLNEKYNALFDPLASKIDADVLIYQVPGGMLSNLVSQLKQQDAIDKYQDVLKEIPNVRKDLGYPPLVTPTSQIVGVQSVMNVLMGERYKNITKEVKEYLKGYYGRAPSEINQELYKKANGDEKPITCRAADLLDPELDEARKKLEAEGLMKKEEDLLTYVLYPTVGEKFLKGEAVAEEIPEPKVEYTASSIPTSYDVEVDGEVFNVKVLPTGYMEMEPSSKQIKTSIENGLTSAMQGMIVKLKVKVGDKVNEGDTVAVLEAMKMENDVKADKTGQVTDIFIAEGDTVEKDDVLMVIE